The Paenibacillus sp. FSL R7-0345 DNA segment TGCAGAAAAACGCCGACTTTTTTAAACATTACAGTTCTCCTTGAACCCAATATGTAGTGCTGCGATACCTCCGGTCAAGGGGAAGGATTCCACTTTTGTCAGTCCGGTTTCACGGAAAATCTCTGCAAGCTGCTCTCTGTCCGGGAAGAGTGCCAGTGATTCGGGTAGCCATTTGTACTGCTCATACCGCTTGGCAAACAATTTGCCGAGGAGCGGAAGCACCTTTTGGAAATAAAAATAATAAATACCCTTGAACGGCTGCTTCATCGGCTTGGACAGCTCCAGACAGACAACCATTCCTCCAGGTTTCACCACACGCTTCATTTCGTTCAGCACTTGAACGAGATCAGGCACATTGCGAAGCCCGAAGCCGATTGTTGCATAGTCAAAAGAATTATCGCCGAACGGCAGATCCATCGCATTGCCCTGAATCAGCGAAATTCGGTCCTGCAGTCCCTGCGCCTCAACCTTGCCCCGGCCGACCTCCAGCATGCCGGCACTGAAATCCAGACCCACTACAGAGCCGGTGCGGCTTGCTTCAGCCAGTGCAATGCTCCAGTCACAGGTACCGCAGCACAAATCGACCGCCGAATCCCCGCGCTTCATCGCCATCTTGCGCATTGTGAATTTACGCCAGGCTTTGTGCCGGCGGAAGCTCAGAATATCATTCATCAGATCATATTTGCCGGCGATGCTTTCGAAAACAGAGTGCACAAACTGCTCTTTCGGTTTGGCGTTCGTATCTCCCAAATTCGTATCTCCCAAAGCGGAAGTTTTCTCTATAGTCATCCTTTACCCCTCCACGGCTGCTTGTCCGGAAATTTTCATCTGCAGGAGGAAGCGGTCCAGGGCAGTGCTGAGCCCACTGGCCAGATGCTCATCCTTAATACCCTGTAGTAGTCCTTGGATGGACTGAATCGACTGGTGCAGCTTGTCGGTCAGCAGGGTGTCGCATTTATATTTCATTTTGAGCTTTTTCCAGTCCTTCAGATCCAGCTCCTGTTCCTGGAGCAGCAGCGCCTCATCTTCAGAAGCATTCTCCAGTATCCTCCAGTAACTATAACCGTCCCGTGCAGCCGCCGGGTCATTGCCGCGCCGCAGCTCGGAGCATAAGGTTTCACAATGGCTGAACTCGGCCAGCAGCTTCTCCCACAGACCTGCAAAGCTCTCTTCAATGTGCGGTGTAAAAGAAAGGAACAGCCGCATATTGAGCTGTACCGAATGCCGCAGATATTGTTCTGAGGAGAGCAGCGACTCCTTCATCTTGCTGTACAGCCGGGCTTTCAGCACATTAAAATCGGCGATAGCTGAGCTCAGGGTCCCCACCATGGCGATCTGTCCGCTCTTGGACAGCAGGCGGTAGAACCAGCTGCTGAAATAATCGCCGGCCAGCACCTTCAGCTGCCGGGAACGCATGACGTCCCCTCCGGGATCATGACTCAGATGCTCAATGCTCTCATGCGTGTCAAGAGCAAGCTGCACCAGACCTGTAACGAGCGTATAGAGCTCCTTGTTACGGTCTTGGTCTGCACTTCCGTAACTCAGAAAAATATATAACAAATGACTGCGGCCATCAGAAAACGGCGGCAATTCCGTATGCCGCTGAATCATGTCGTAGTCGGTGTAGGGTTTAGCTAATTGCGGTATACGGTACGGTATCATTTCAGCCTCCGAAGCCATTCGACGTTATTACAAATATCTTTGTTCACAATCTTGTCTATTATATCACATGTTTTTTTGTCACGCACATGCACGTCCTAGTTTCTTTTACCCACATCAGGGATGAATGAACTGCTTGCGCCACAGCTCGCTTTCACTAATGCGGAAGCCTTCCTTCAGAACATCCGGCAGCGGCCGGTTACCCGTGTTCTGCAGCAGCTCCTGCAGCTGGAGCGACCACTCCGTACGGCGGATATCCCCGGCAAGCAGCAGCCGGCGGCTGTCCAGCCACTTATCCTCCGCAACAATCCGCAGCAGCAGCTGATTGACGTTGTCCGTCTCCTGAAAGGCAAAGGATACTGCCAGGGCCATGTTCCGGTACAACTCCTCCGGATCATGGTCATTACCGGTTACCTTGAGGTCAAGCGACAGGATCCCGGTTTTCCAGCCGGCGCTCCCGACAGTCAGGCTAAAGGGCAGGCTGCTGATCGTATCCACGATATTCTCATCTGCAAGCGTGATTCCGTCCGCACCAAGCGTCTCCACCGCATGCTGCGGCAAGACTGAATCAAGAGAAGCCGCCTGCGGCAGAAGTACAGCAGAAGCAGCAGTCACCAGCAATACGGTTCCAATCAGCCAGCTCCGGTTCATAGCCTGCCCCCTTATCCATCGTTTCCGCCAAGCCGTGACATTATACGAATATGCCGGCTTGCCTATATCTAGTTATATTTTGAAAAAAAGCAGGCTATGCCTGCTTTTCAGCTTTCACTTTCCAGTTGTCCGTGTTTGCTCCAGATTTCTGCCTTGCCGCGGATTTTCATTGCTGAGGTATGGTCGGTAAACTGGGCGATGAGCACCTCGCCTTTATCCAGCTTCTCCGTGTGGTGAAACCGTGTATCCAGTCCCCGGGTAAGACCGATGACCTGTACGCCGTTCTCCTTGGCTTTGATTACGATGTACTCGCTGCCTGCAGGTGCCGGAACCGCACCGGTGTTCTTCTCAGTCATGGCTGATCCTCCTAAAAGTTTTGTGAGCTTGGCTTCAAGAGCAGCTTCGTACAAAACTGGCTTTGGAAGCGTACGCTTGGTTGAGACTTCGGAAAAACAAATGCCGCCTTGAAGGGCGGCATCGTTATAACTCGGAAAGACTATAGGATCGATATGTAGAAATCTCTATTTGATTCCGTCTTTGAGTGCTTTACCTGGTTTGAAAGCAGGCACTTTGCTGGAAGGAATTTCGATTTCTTCACCAGTCTGCGGGTTGCGGCCTTTACGTGCGGAACGTTCGCGCACTTCAAAGTTTCCGAAGCCAACCAGCTGTACTTTGTCACCGCTCTGCAGGGCATTGGTAATTGCTTCGAAAACGGCATCTACCGCTTTAGTAGCATCCTTCTTGGGAAGTTCAGTTGCTTCTGTAACCACGTTGATCAAATCTGATTTATTCATGTCTTCTCACCTCCCTGGGTAAAATTCCGGTATCATACACTGTTTCCGTTTCAACGCAAAATATACGTGATAATCCCGTTAATTACTAGATACGGACGCCTCTCTTCCAGAAGCGCAACAAACTTATAGTAATACAGCCCACCCATAATTTCAAGGCGTTACTCAAAAAAGGAGCAGAAAGTATCATTTCAGTGGGCCTCTTTAAAAGAAATGATAGACTAATAATGTTAGATTCTTCTACGAGAGTACAAAAAAGAGAGCAGATGATTCCGCTCTCCTGATTGTGTGCTGTCTTGCTCTTCACTTGCCTTATAAAATGATGGCGATCAGTCCGCCAGAGCCCTCGTTAATAATCCGGCCCAGCGTCTCCTGCAGCTTATAGCGGGCATTGTCCGGCATCATAGCGATTTTGCCCTGAATGCCTTCACGGACAATGGAATGCAGCGAGCGGCCGAAAATGTCGGACTCCCAGATTTTGATCGGATCGTTCTCGAAGTCCTGCATCAGATAGCGCACCAGCTCTTCACTCTGCTTCTCTGTACCGATAATCGGCGAGAACTCCGATTCCACATCGACACGGATCATATGAATGGATGGCGCTGTCGCTTTCAGCCGGACCCCGAAGCGCGAGCCCTGGCGGATCAGCTCCGGCTCATCGAGGGCCATTTCAGCCAGCGACGGGGCGGCGATGCCGTATCCGGTTGTTTTGACCATCTCGAGCGCCTCCGAGAAGCGGTCATATTCACGTTTGGCATGCGAGAAATCCTGCATCAGCTGCAGCAGATGATCCTTGCCGCGGATTTCCACACCGACCACTTCCATCAGCACCTGATCATACAGCTCTTCCGGTGCGTAAAGGTCAATTTCCGCCACGCCCTGGCCCATATTCATGCCGCTGAGGCCGGCACGGTCAATGAAGTCGTATTCGGTAAACTGGGAGACCAGACGGTCTACATCCCGCAGGCGGCGGATGTCTTTTACCGTATCCCGGACAGAGTTCTCATAGGCGCTGCGCAGCCAGTGGTTCTCGCCCAGCACCATCACCCAGCTCGGCAGATTGACGTTGACTTCATGTACCGGGAACTCATAGAGCACTTCGCGCAGCACGCCGGTCACATCATCCTCCGACATATTGGCAGCGCTGAGTGTCATTACCGGAATATCATATTTGGCAGCCAGCTCACCCCGGAGCTGCTGGGTCTCCTCGCTGCGCGGACGGGTGGAGTTAATCACAAGCACAAACGGCTTGCCGACCTCCTTCAGCTCTGCAATTACACGCTCTTCTGAGTCAATGTACGAGTGCCGCGGAATTTCGGCGATGGTACCATCCGTAGTCACAACTACACCCAGTGTGGAATGCTCCTGGATGACTTTGCGGGTGCCAATCTCTGCCGCTTCCTGGAAGGGAATCGGTTCCTCAAACCAGGGGGTGGAAATCATGCGCGGGCCGTTTTCATCCTCGTAGCCCTTGGCGCCCTCAACAGCGTATCCTACACAGTCGACCAGTCTTACGTTTACTTCAAGGCCCTCCGCAACCTTGATCTGCACCGCGTTGTTCGGCACAAATTTCGGCTCGGTGGTCATGATTGTTTTGCCGGCTGCGCTCTGAGGCAGTTCATCCACAGCTCTTACCCGGTCTGCTTCGCTGGTAATGTTCGGCAGAACAATTGTCTCCATGAAGCGCTTAATAAATGTCGATTTTCCCGTGCGAACCGCGCCGACGACGCCAAGATAAATGTCTCCGCCGGTACGCTCGGCAATGTCCTTGAAAATATCCACTTTTTCCAAAAGAGATCCCCTCCTCATATTACTCCGAAGAAAAAATGCCTGAAGAGCATCGACTTCGCGTTCCGCCGGTAAACGGACCCTTGCAGGACATCCACCGGACTTTGGCATTGCCCGCCAGGGAGCCTAGCCTGCCTTAGCGGAACAATCTTGCCCCGCGCTAAACTCCGAATGCTCGGACATGCATTTGGACTAGTATCATCATATGTATCCGGAACGGATTTATGACCCGCAGCTGCGCATTTTATGCAGGAATTTCACATGTGTCAGCAAATGCGCACGGAAAGGGCGTCTCGATGCCCGGAAACCTTCTCATCCAGCATATGAATGGAAAATAGCAGATAGAACTTACCATAGCTCATCGATTGAAAGATAAAAAAGCCCCCGGTTAAGGGGGCTACGGGAACATAACTATAAATTGCCCTCAGGCTGTGGGACCGGCTCGCCGCCCATCCACAGATAAGGCAGGGATTTCACCGGCACATAATAGGATGCTGCCTCAAGCACCGTCCGCAGATCCTGGTCTGCCGCGGGAGTGCTTCCAGACTGTTCTACAGCGTACATAATATCAGCCGAATAATCAGCATAGATGTTGCCGTTGCCATCCATAATGAATTCCTGCGGCTGGCCGGAATAGACACTGCTGAGGGCAACGGCTGTTGTCCCCGCTGATTTGGCGTCAACCGTGTAGATCCCGGGATAACGTTCTTCCCCTGCCGGAAGACTGCCTCCGTGAGCAGATTTGTAACGGTTCACCTGACGCTGCACATCATTAACCTTCTGGACGGTGACCAGATCCATCAGTTTCACTGCAGGTGTAGTCTCCTCATCCAGAATCAGAAAATAAGCATTTCCGCCCTGCTCAAACGCTGCGGACGGAATCTCATCCAGGTAACCTTCTGAGCGCAGCTTCTCCAGATCAACTACGAACTTCTCATAACGCGGTGTATCTGCATCACTGTTAAGAATCGGCAGCAGTCCTTCTTTTCCCTGATACTCATCTACAGCAGCCTGCACGCGCCGGACGCTCTCACTGCTGCCGCCCCCAGGCCGCTGTTCTTCCCCCGGATACATGCAGCCTGCAAAGACAGACAGCAGCACCGGCGCTGCCAGGTGCAGGATGAAGGATACTACGCTGCGCTGCCGCAAATTATCGTTCACAAACATCGCCTCCCGTCCGCTCAATAGGTGATGTATTACTATATTTGATATATCGTATTATCCATTAACGGTAACGCCCTACCACAGCTCGTCCATTCCGCCGCGCCGCGCTGCTTCGAGCCTGCGGCGTACAGCAGCCTTAAGCGGGTCTTCAGGCACAGTAACGCTCAGATCCTTCCACACGGCCGTCTGGCAGGCCAGACGTATCCCCTGCTCCAGCAGGCTGCCCAGCTTGCGGCTCTCCGCCTCATCCGGCGGACGTACTGCATCCTTACTGTCCTGGCTGACTGTAACCTTACACATCAGACAGGCTGCTTTGCCGTCGCAGCGTGTAGGGATCACAACACCGGCTTTGCGTGCTGCCTCCAGCAGCGTCGTGCCTTGCTTGACTACAGCCCTGCGTTCATCCGGCTGAAACGTAACCGTAATTCCTTTTTGCGATTTCATCGTGCAGTATCCTTCCTGATTTCTGTTTCCGGCAACTGGCCCAGCAGGCCGTACAGCTCCGCGCGGCAGGACGGGCCGAGCCCGTTTCGTTCAGCCAGCTGATCCAGCAGTGCTGCATGCAGCGGCAGGCTGCTGTGCATTCTACCGGCAATGGCCCGGCAGCGTTCGGTTCTGCCCCGCAGCATGTTAAACAGCAGCTCATGAGCCAGCGGCATCAGCCGGATCAGGCTGACGCCGCTGATCCCGCTGACAGGGGCATGGCCGAGCAGCGAATGTACATCCACGGTGTAACCATACGGCGGAATGCCGATCCGGAACCCGCAGACCAGCTCCACCTTGATTCCTTTTACTATATATCGGCTCCTTCTGGAGTAGCAATTGCTGCTGTAATCCTCCTCAGGGCCATCGCCCTCCGAATAACCGCTGAGTGCCCTATGCAGCACTTCAGCATCCTCCAGATCAGCGTAAAGATCAATATCTACAGGAGGCTTGCTTAATAGAACACCCTGCAGCAGCAGACCGCAGCTCCCGCCCAGCAGCCAGACTGGCGGCTTCTCCATCCAGCTTAGATCAAGGGCCTCCGCAACCTTTAATACGGCTGTCCCCTGTATGTATGACATTTCCGTCCCTGCCATCTGCACACGCCCCATTCTGAGAAATCGTCAAACGATAATCCAGAAATACATCTGACTGAGCCAGGCTGTAAATGCTTACATAATTGAAGCCGCTCCGCTGAGCAAACCGATCAGCATGATGACAAAAGCAATGATCGATAATAACGCTCTGAGCAGGCCCTTCGTCCTGCTGCGGGCAAATGTGATCAGAAATACGGATACCCCCATAATCAGTATCGCAATCAGCGACAACCACATCTTAGTCATCGGGTCCATAGCCACTCCGCCTCCTGCCGATTATATTGAATTGCAAATATTATAGCATGAACTATAAACCGCGAAAGCTAAAAAGTGTTATCAGCAGAAAAAAAGAGCAAAAAAACCGGAATCTGTTAGATACCGGTTCTTTGCTCCTTGATTGACAAAGAGGGCAAGCTATTTTTTCATCAGCATTTTCATTAAAGACTCCATTGTACCGGAATTTGTGCCGCCTTTTTTGACCGCATTTACAATTTCCTGCACAGTAGCTTCAGTGACCGGCACTTTTGCCATTGCTGATACCTGCTTGATCAACTGGCGGAGCTGGGCTTCATTCTGCGTCGTTCCCGGCTTCACTGTACTTGCCAGTTTTTTGACTGCGCCAGGTGTTATATTCTTGCCAGTCTTTTTGTTGATGGCATTCAGGGCATCCTTGGAAAAATCTCTGTTCACTCTTCTTCCCTCCTCCGTCAATCCCCACTACAACATATGAGAATCTCCGGCAAAAGGTGAACATTCTCAGGAATGCCACTGCTCCCATGTTTCCTGTGAAATAGCTTCCATCTCCGTTTTACGGTCACGGCCCATCAAGGCTTCCACTGCATTACGGGGTGTTCTGCCCTTGAACAGCACATGATAGATCTGATCCGTTATCGGCATCTGTACGCCCAAATTGACAGCAATGGCGTAAGCGGCCTCAGTTGTCCTGATTCCTTCAACCACCATGCCCATGGATTCCAGTACCTCCGCGAGCGGCTTGCCCTGTCCCAGCATCGATCCGGCCCGCCAGTTACGGCTGTGCTGGCTCGTTGCTGTCACCACGAGATCGCCGAGCCCGGCCAGACCGGAGAAGGTCAGCGGATTGGCGCCGAGCTCGACCCCGACACGGGAAATCTCGGCGAGCCCGCGGGTGAGTAGTGCTGCCTTGGCATTATCACCGAAGCCCAGACCATCGGATAATCCTGCCCCCAGGGCGATAATATTCTTCAGCGCTCCCGCCAGCTCGACACCAAGTTGATCGCGGTTGGTATACACCCGGAAATC contains these protein-coding regions:
- a CDS encoding demethylmenaquinone methyltransferase gives rise to the protein MTIEKTSALGDTNLGDTNAKPKEQFVHSVFESIAGKYDLMNDILSFRRHKAWRKFTMRKMAMKRGDSAVDLCCGTCDWSIALAEASRTGSVVGLDFSAGMLEVGRGKVEAQGLQDRISLIQGNAMDLPFGDNSFDYATIGFGLRNVPDLVQVLNEMKRVVKPGGMVVCLELSKPMKQPFKGIYYFYFQKVLPLLGKLFAKRYEQYKWLPESLALFPDREQLAEIFRETGLTKVESFPLTGGIAALHIGFKENCNV
- a CDS encoding heptaprenyl diphosphate synthase component 1, which gives rise to MIPYRIPQLAKPYTDYDMIQRHTELPPFSDGRSHLLYIFLSYGSADQDRNKELYTLVTGLVQLALDTHESIEHLSHDPGGDVMRSRQLKVLAGDYFSSWFYRLLSKSGQIAMVGTLSSAIADFNVLKARLYSKMKESLLSSEQYLRHSVQLNMRLFLSFTPHIEESFAGLWEKLLAEFSHCETLCSELRRGNDPAAARDGYSYWRILENASEDEALLLQEQELDLKDWKKLKMKYKCDTLLTDKLHQSIQSIQGLLQGIKDEHLASGLSTALDRFLLQMKISGQAAVEG
- the mtrB gene encoding trp RNA-binding attenuation protein MtrB; this encodes MTEKNTGAVPAPAGSEYIVIKAKENGVQVIGLTRGLDTRFHHTEKLDKGEVLIAQFTDHTSAMKIRGKAEIWSKHGQLESES
- a CDS encoding HU family DNA-binding protein, producing the protein MNKSDLINVVTEATELPKKDATKAVDAVFEAITNALQSGDKVQLVGFGNFEVRERSARKGRNPQTGEEIEIPSSKVPAFKPGKALKDGIK
- the spoIVA gene encoding stage IV sporulation protein A; translated protein: MEKVDIFKDIAERTGGDIYLGVVGAVRTGKSTFIKRFMETIVLPNITSEADRVRAVDELPQSAAGKTIMTTEPKFVPNNAVQIKVAEGLEVNVRLVDCVGYAVEGAKGYEDENGPRMISTPWFEEPIPFQEAAEIGTRKVIQEHSTLGVVVTTDGTIAEIPRHSYIDSEERVIAELKEVGKPFVLVINSTRPRSEETQQLRGELAAKYDIPVMTLSAANMSEDDVTGVLREVLYEFPVHEVNVNLPSWVMVLGENHWLRSAYENSVRDTVKDIRRLRDVDRLVSQFTEYDFIDRAGLSGMNMGQGVAEIDLYAPEELYDQVLMEVVGVEIRGKDHLLQLMQDFSHAKREYDRFSEALEMVKTTGYGIAAPSLAEMALDEPELIRQGSRFGVRLKATAPSIHMIRVDVESEFSPIIGTEKQSEELVRYLMQDFENDPIKIWESDIFGRSLHSIVREGIQGKIAMMPDNARYKLQETLGRIINEGSGGLIAIIL
- a CDS encoding 2Fe-2S iron-sulfur cluster-binding protein, which translates into the protein MKSQKGITVTFQPDERRAVVKQGTTLLEAARKAGVVIPTRCDGKAACLMCKVTVSQDSKDAVRPPDEAESRKLGSLLEQGIRLACQTAVWKDLSVTVPEDPLKAAVRRRLEAARRGGMDELW
- a CDS encoding DUF2768 family protein, producing MDPMTKMWLSLIAILIMGVSVFLITFARSRTKGLLRALLSIIAFVIMLIGLLSGAASIM
- a CDS encoding stage VI sporulation protein F; this encodes MNRDFSKDALNAINKKTGKNITPGAVKKLASTVKPGTTQNEAQLRQLIKQVSAMAKVPVTEATVQEIVNAVKKGGTNSGTMESLMKMLMKK
- a CDS encoding NAD(P)H-dependent glycerol-3-phosphate dehydrogenase, whose translation is MSDKVTVLVAGSWGTALASVLAANHKEVYLWTRRPEQAAEINEHHTNEHFLPGISLPENIIATTDMEQAVAGSKAVVIVSPSSGMRQVARSLKPYWKDDMLCIHATKGFETETMKRMSTVISEELGCREGEVVVLSGPSHAEEVVRLCPTTVVVASADEARAVTAQGLFINNDFRVYTNRDQLGVELAGALKNIIALGAGLSDGLGFGDNAKAALLTRGLAEISRVGVELGANPLTFSGLAGLGDLVVTATSQHSRNWRAGSMLGQGKPLAEVLESMGMVVEGIRTTEAAYAIAVNLGVQMPITDQIYHVLFKGRTPRNAVEALMGRDRKTEMEAISQETWEQWHS